Proteins encoded by one window of Pseudorca crassidens isolate mPseCra1 chromosome 3, mPseCra1.hap1, whole genome shotgun sequence:
- the DOT1L gene encoding histone-lysine N-methyltransferase, H3 lysine-79 specific isoform X6, giving the protein MGEKLELRLKSPVGAEPAVYPWPLPVYDKHHDAAHEIIETIRWVCEEIPDLKLAMENYVLIDYDTKSFESMQRLCDKYNRAIDSIHQLWKGTTQPMKLNTRPSTGLLRHILQQVYNHSVTDPEKLNNYEPFSPEVYGETSFDLVAQMIDEIKMTEDDLFVDLGSGVGQVVLQVAAATNCKHHYGVEKADIPAKYAETMDREFRKWMKWYGKKHAEYTLERGDFLSEEWRERIANTSVIFVNNFAFGPEVDHQLKERFANMKEGGRIVSSKPFAPLNFRINSRNLSDIGTIMRVVELSPLKGSVSWTGKPVSYYLHTIDRTILENYFSSLKNPKLREEQEAARRRQQRENKSNTTTPTKVPESKTAMPADTPMDSGAEEEKAGATTVKKPSPSKARKKKLNKKGRKMAGRKRGRPKKMSTANPERKPKKTQSALDLLHAQTVSRAASPLPQGAPYQLPPSTQRRPPEQLLLAPAPPALHRLLESFKIQYLQFLAYTKTPQYKANLQQLLDQEKEKNARLLGAVQQLFGHCQAQKEEIKRLFQQKLDELGVKALTYNDLIQAQKEISAHNQQLREQTEQLEKGNRELRSQSLRLLKARCEELKLDWSTLSLEGLLKEKQALKSQISEKQRHCLELQISIVELEKSQRQQELLQLKSCVPPDDALSLHLRGKGGLGREPEAEPGRPHLELDCARFSLPHLSNMSPELSMNGHAAGYELCGALSRPSPKQNTPQYLASPLDQEVVPCTPNHSGRPRLEKLSGLALPDYTRLSPAKLVLRRHLSQDHTANSRATASELHSRAEHAKENGLPYQSPGIANGIKLSPQDPRPSSPAALQMTGEKGSEKREQAGPVVCLQGLKERTYASSGEAITSLPVSIPLSTVQPSKLPVSIPLASVVLPSRAEKVRSTPSPVPQARESSSTLEKQMGAGTHGSGCNAAGSRSLALAPAGFAYAGSVAISGALAGSPAPLVSGAEPPALDESSSSGSLFATVGSRSSTPQHPPLLAQPRNCGSASPAPQLCASPRLGAQGPLPDTSKGDLPSEAGFSDPESEAKRRIVFTISAGSSSAKQSPSSKHSPLSSGARGDGGQSHGQDSRKRGRRKRAAAGTPGFSSGVSPKRRALPSVAGLFTQSSGSPLNLNSMVSNINQPLEITAISSPESSLKSSPVPYQDNDQPPVLKKEKPLSQTNGAHYSPLTSDEEQGSEDEPSSARIERKIATISLESKSPPKTLENGGGLVGRKVPASEPVNSSKWKSTFSPISDLGLAKAADSPLQATSALSHNSLFAFRPGLEEPGAGDAKLAAHPRKSFPGALPGAGGLSPSSHPASSFALGGGLAADLSLHSFSDGASLSHKAPEAAGLGTPLSFPGPRGKEGGAADPGPFVNKRQLDGLAPKGEGGPPVCGPADKASATHGKAGKGRDREPDVKNGHNLFMAAAAAAAAAAATPPGGLLSGPGLAPAASSAGGTAPSAQTHRPFLGAFAPGPQFALGPMSLQANLGPSVLQSLFSSVPAAGLVHVSTAATRLTNSHAMGSFSSGVAGGAVGGSLPGPPEGGEAVPAYPLGSTLHPSPRSFSRNADVTVVWAERSGVPLTTRCLPPPLIRLEPVSAVGLHVAAPR; this is encoded by the exons GACAAACACCACGATGCTGCTCATGAAATCATCGAGACCATCCG gTGGGTCTGTGAAGAAATCCCAGATCTCAAGCTCGCTATGGAGAATTATGTTTTAATCGACTACGACACCAAAAG CTTCGAAAGCATGCAGAGGCTCTGTGACAAGTACAACCGGGCCATCGACAGCATCCACCAGCTG TGGAAGGGCACCACGCAGCCCATGAAGCTGAACACGCGGCCGTCCACGGGGCTCCTGCGCCACATCCTGCAGCAGGTCTACAACCACTCGGTGACCGACCCCGAGAAACTCAACAACTATGAGCCCTTCTCCCCGGAGGTGTACGGGGAGACTTCCTTCGACCTGGTCGCCCAGATGATCGACGAGATCAAGATGACCGAAGACGACCTGTTTGTGGACCTGGGTAGCG gaGTGGGCCAGGTTGTGCTGCAGGTCGCTGCGGCTACCAACTGCAAACATCACTATGGTGTCGAGAAAGCTGACATCCCGGCCAAGTACGCGGAG ACCATGGACCGAGAGTTCAGGAAGTGGATGAAATGGTATGGAAAAAAGCATGCAGAATACACA ctGGAGAGAGGAGATTTCCTCTCGGAGGAGTGGAGAGAGCGGATCGCCAACACGAG TGTTATATTTGTGAATAACTTTGCCTTTGGTCCTGAGGTGGATCACCAGCTGAAGGAGCGGTTCGCAAACATGAAGGAAG GTGGCAGAATCGTGTCCTCGAAGCCCTTTGCACCTCTGAACTTCAGAATAAACAGTAGAAACTTGAGTG ACATCGGCACCATCATGCGCGTCGTGGAGCTGTCGCCTCTAAAAGGCTCGGTGTCGTGGACGGGGAAGCCGGTGTCTTACTACCTGCACACCATCGACCGCACCATA cTTGAAAACTATTTTTCTAGTCTGAAAAATCCAAAACTCAGG GAGGAACAAGAGGCAGCTCGGCGCCGGCAGCAGCGGGAGAACAAGAGCAACACGACCACCCCCACCAAGGTGCCCGAGAGCAAGACGGCCATGCCCGCCGACACCCCCATG GACTCTGGTGCTGAGGAAGAGAAAGCCGGGGCGACCACTGTCAAGAAGCCATCTCCCTCCAAGGCCCGGAAGAAGAAGCTGAACAAGAAGGGCCGGAAGATGGCCGGCCGGAAGCGCGGACGTCCCAAGAAGATGAGCACCGCCAACCCCGAGCGCAAGCCCAAGAAGACCCAGAGCGCACTGGACCTGCTGCACGCCCAGACTGTGTCGCGGGCGGCGTCACCCTTGCCGCAGG GCGCCCCCTACCAGCTACCTCCCAGCACGCAGCGACGCCCCCCTGAGCAGCTGCTGCTGGCGCCCGCCCCGCCTGCCCTACACCGGCTGCTAG AATCCTTCAAGATTCAGTACCTACAGTTCCTGGCGTACACAAAGACCCCTCAGTACAAGGCCAACCTGCAGCAGCTGCTGGACCAGGAGAAG GAGAAGAACGCCCGGTTGCTGGGCGCCGTGCAGCAGCTGTTCGGCCACTGCCAAGCTCAGAAGGAGGAGATCAAGAGGCTTTTCCAGCAGAAACTGGATGAG CTGGGAGTGAAGGCGCTGACCTACAACGACCTGATCCAAGCGCAGAAGGAGATCTCAGCTCACAACCAGCAGCTGAGGGAGCAGACGGAGCAGCTGGAGAAGGGCAACCGGGAGCTGAGGAGCCAGAGCCTGCGGCTG CTCAAGGCACGGTGCGAGGAGCTGAAGCTGGACTGGTCCACGCTGTCCCTTGAGGGCCTGCTGAAGGAGAAGCAGGCCCTGAAGAGCCAGATCTCGGAGAAGCAGAGGCACTGCCTGGAGCTGCAG ATCAGCATTGTGGAGCTGGAGAAGAGCCAGCGGCAGCAGGAGCTCCTGCAGCTGAAGTCCTGCGTGCCGCCCGACGACGCCCTGTCCCTGCACCTGCGCGGGAAGGGTGGCCTGGGCCGAGAGCCGGAGGCCGAGCCCGGCCGGCCACACCTGGAGCTGGACTGTGCCAGGTTCTCCCTGCCCCACTTGAGCAACATGAGCCCGGAGCTGTCCATGAACGGCCACGCGGCCGGCTATGAGCTCTGCGGCGCGCTGAGCCGGCCCTCGCCCAAGCAGAACACCCCCCAGTACCTGGCCTCCCCCCTGGACCAGGAGGTCGTGCCCTGCACCCCGAACCACAGTGGCCGGCCGAGGCTCGAGAAGTTGTCCGGCCTGGCCCTGCCCGACTACACCAGGCTCTCCCCGGCCAAGCTGGTGCTGCGGCGCCACCTGAGCCAGGACCACACAGCCAACAGCAGGGCGACCGCCAGCGAGCTGCACTCACG AGCTGAGCATGCCAAGGAGAACGGCCTCCCGTACCAGAGCCCCGGCATCGCCAACGGCATCAAACTGAGCCCACAGGACCCTCGGCCCTCGTCCCCTGCGGCCTTGCAGATGACGGGAGAGAAGGGCAGTGAGAAG CGGGAGCAGGCTGGCCCGGTGGTGTGTCTGCAGGGTTTGAAGGAGCGCACCTACGCCAGCAGTGGGGAGGCCATCACCAGCCTGCCCGTCAGCATCCCGCTCAGCACCGTGCAGCCTAGCAAGCTGCCAGTCAGCATCCCTCTGGCCAGCGTGGTGCTGCCCAGCCGCGCCGAGAAGGTG AGAAGCACCCCCAGCCCCGTGCCGCAGGCCCGAGAGTCCTCGTCCACACTGGAGAAGCAGATGGGTGCTGGCACCCACGGCTCCGGGTGCAACGCTGCTGGGAGCAGAAGCCTCGCCCTGGCCCCCGCAG GCTTTGCCTACGCCGGCTCAGTGGCCATCAGTGGGGCCCTGGCAGGCAGCCCGGCACCACTCGTCTCTGGAGCCGAGCCCCCCGCCCTGGACGAGTCCTCCAGCTCCGGAAGCCTCTTTGCCACTGTGGGGTCCCGCAGCTCCACCCCTCAGCACCCCCCCCTGCTGGCGCAGCCCCGCAACTGCGGCTCGGCCTCGCCCGCCCCCCAGCTCTGCGCCAGTCCCCGGCTCGGCGCCCAGGGCCCGCTCCCCGACACCAGCAAAGGAGACCTGCCCTCTGAGGCCGGCTTCTCGGATCCCGAGAGTGAAGCCAAGAGAAGGATCGTCTTCACCATCTCGGCCGGCTCTAGCAGCGCCAAGCAGTCACCTTCCAGCAAGCACAGCCCTCTGTCCTCGGGCGCCCGCGGTGACGGCGGCCAGAGCCACGGGCAGGACAGCCGCAAGAGGGGCAGGAGGAAGCGGGCAGCGGCAGGGACCCCCGGCTTCAGCTCGGGCGTGTCCCCCAAGCGCCGGGCCCTGCCGTCCGTCGCCGGCCTCTTCACCCAGTCTTCAGGGTCCCCCCTGAACCTCAACTCCATG GTCAGCAACATCAACCAGCCCTTGGAAATCACGGCCATCTCGTCCCCCGAGAGCTCCCTGAAGAGCTCGCCTGTCCCTTACCAGGACAACGACCAGCCGCCCGTGCTCAAGAAGGAGAAGCCCCTGAGCCAGACCAACGGGGCCCACTATTCCCCGCTGACCTCGGATGAGGAGCAGGGCTCTGAGGACGAGCCCAGCAGTGCCAG aaTTGAGAGAAAAATTGCAACCATCTCCTTAGAAAGCAAATCTCCTCCGAAAACCTTGGAAAATG GGGGCGGCCTGGTGGGAAGGAAGGTGCCAGCCAGCGAGCCGGTCAACAGCAGCAAGTGGAAGTCCACCTTCTCGCCCATCTCCGACCTCGGCCTGGCCAAGGCAGCCGACAGCCCGCTGCAGGCCACCTCCGCTCTGAGCCACAACTCCCTGTTCGCTTTCCGGCCCGGCCTGGAGGAACCTGGCGCGGGTGATGCCAAGCTGGCTGCCCACCCCAGGAAGAGCTTCCCAGGCGCGCTGCCGGGGGCGGGCGGGCTGAGCCCCAGCAGCCATCCCGCCAGCAGCTTCGCCCTGGGCGGGGGCCTGGCGGCCGACCTCAGTTTACACAGCTTCAGCGATGGTGCTTCTCTCTCCCACAAGGCCCCCGAGGCGGCCGGCCTGGGCACCCCCCTGAGCTTTCCCGGCCCGCGGGGCAAGGAGGGCGGCGCCGCAGACCCCGGCCCCTTCGTGAACAAGAGACAGCTGGACGGACTGGCCCCGAAGGGCGAGGGGGGCCCACCTGTGTGCGGGCCCGCGGACAAGGCCTCAGCGACGCACGGCAAGGCGGGCAAGGGCCGTGACCGCGAGCCCGACGTCAAGAACGGCCACAACCTCTTCatggccgctgctgctgctgccgccgccgccgctgccaccCCCCCCGGGGGCCTCCTCAGCGGCCCGGGCCTTGCCCCGGCGGCGTCCTCGGCAGGGGGCACGGCCCCGTCCGCCCAGACCCACCGCCCCTTCCTGGGCGCCTTCGCCCCTGGCCCGCAGTTCGCACTGGGCCCCATGTCCCTGCAGGCCAACCTGGGTCCGTCTGTGCTGCAGTCCCTGTTCAGCTCCGTGCCCGCCGCCGGCCTGGTGCACGTCTCAACCGCCGCCACCAGACTGACCAACTCGCACGCCATGGGCAGCTTCTCCTCCGGGGTGGCCGGCGGTGCAGTCGGAG GTTCCCTTCCAGGGCCCCCTGAGGGGGGAGAGGCTGTGCCCGCGTATCCCCTTGGGTCCACTTTGCACCCGTCACCTCGTTCCTTTTCGCGAAACGCAGACGTGACTGTCGTGTGGGCAGAGCGCTCAGGC GTGCCTTTAACCACGCGGTGCCTCCCGCCTCCGCTCATCCGTTTGGAGCCAGTTTCGGCAGTGGGGCTGCATGTCGCAGCGCCACGCTGA